In Triticum urartu cultivar G1812 unplaced genomic scaffold, Tu2.1 TuUngrouped_contig_4804, whole genome shotgun sequence, the genomic window GTGATAAATATCATTCATAGAGGTCTgaccaaaaagaaaaaaaatgcttCAACAGGTTATTGTTCGAAGCCTTTTGAAGAGTCGATTTTGTATTTTTGCCCGGACGTCACCACTTCGTTTCATCACAAAATTTCACACGCACTTGAAACCTGAAACATTCATCAATGTTTACAAGAAAAAAGTTTTTAATTATTTTACTATTTTATTGAATTTTATCGTTCACCAGGAAGGATGTGAGCTCAAGATCAAAAGAGTGTTTTGCCAATTCTCGTGGCTAGTCTCCCTTTATTTATGGTAGGGTATTCCTTCCGAATGCTTAATAACAAACATAGAAAAAAAAATTATTCGCTCAAGAATTAATTTTTTTGTGAATGCTTAAATATATGATAAATGGAGCCATAAAAAATTTATGAATTTTTTACAATCAATATGTGAATTTTAAGATTTTGTGAGGTTTTTCAATCATCAGACCCACCCATCATAACTGTTATCAATCGTGCTCTTTTTATCACCCTCGAAACCGTAGAAAATTTGtaattttcaaatttattttgGGCAAATCAATGAATATTTTATTTAAATTCAGCTATATTTTAATTTGAATAATTTGATAAATTGTTATTTTGCCTGTAATCTAAATTGGGCTTCTTTCCGTAGAACTGAAATACAGCTGAAGCAAGAGAGAGTAGTCTAGCCTACCACAGTACCACTAGTCTGCCCGAACGAGCTTTGTAACAATGGTGGATTCCTCCTTCTTTTATAATCTTTTATAAGAACAATGCTAAATGTTGATATTTTTTGAACAAAACACAAATATTTCACTCACCCTCAAAATTCATAAATTTCGTCAGAACTCCCAAATGCCTACACCGCTAGTTGATGTTCTTTGCAAGAAACACGAAGAATAGGTAATGTTTGAAAAAAAAAAGATGATGGTATTGTATGCGGGCAGCGTTGTATGGTGGCTTTCAGTATCCGTGTCCACGGACTGGTCCCCCTTATCCGCGGACGGATGTGGGAGAAAACTTGCGGGTTACCGTTGAAGATGTCCTAATTAGGATCCCCACACTCTTCTATCACGCTAGTGTTCTTCCTTCCGCAGCATGTACGACAAAGTAAGAATTTATTTTTTGTAGAATAGTAGATTTCCTTTTCCAACACTGCTAACTGTACTGTAGCTTAGAAAAATTGGTCTCTTTCTAGTTAACTAGAATGAGACACTTGACCGAACATTGATGTGCATCCTTGCTGCCAAACAGCTGTCTTAATATCGGAATAGGAATCCTACTTGTACGTAATAGTTCTTAAAAAAGGTTCTAAATGACGGTTTAAACTGAACTGTCAAAACGTTTAATATCTAGGAGCAGAGGAAGTATGTACTACTCTTTCATCTCCAAAAAGAATGGTTATAAGTTTTATCTCGAGTCAAACGGTGTAATGTTTGATCAAAGTTTGTAAAAAATATATTAATAATTACTATATTAGATATAGATACTTGAGATAAAATTTAAAGGCTTTCTTTTGAaagatggagggagtatattatATTTTTATTTGGATTGCAACCATCTCAATATCATCTAGTTTTGGTAAAACTAGTACACACGAATAGCACTGCTAGTTTAATTTACCCACGTACATGTTTGTTTCAGAATCGCAACTCGACATGCCAGTGAAGGAGCTTCCCCCGCTGCGCGTGAGGGACCTCTTCCTCTCGAGCAGGGCCGACCATGACATGTTATCCAAATTTCTGGCCAAAGCAACCCATGCAGCAAGGAGCTACTCCGCCCTTGTGCTCAACACATTCGAGGCACTAGAAACAGACGAGCTTGAGAAGATCCGCGACGAGATAGGCATCGCCATGGTGCTCGCGACCGGCCCTCTCCACAGGCTCTCCTCCAAGACCGAGGGCACAGCAGGGAGAAGCAGCAATGTGCTTCCGCACGAGGATCACACCTGCATCGAGTGGCTGGACACGCAGATCACGGGGTCGGTATTGTACGTCAGCGTTGGGAGCCTGGCGTGCATGGACTCCGGTGAGCTCTCGGAGGTGGCGTGGGGGTTGGCCAACAGCGGCCAGCCGTTCCTATGGGTCGTTCGGCAAGACCTCGTGCCGGGATCGGACGGACCATGTCTACCGAAAGGGTTCGACGATATGGTGATGGGCAGGGGTAGGGTGACCCCGTGGGCCCCACAGCAGGAGGTGCTGGCCCACCGTGCGGTGGGCGGGTTTTGGACCCACAACGGGTGGAACTCGACGCTCGAGAGTGTAGCCGAGGGTTGCCCCATGATCTGTAGGCCTCAGTTCGCGGACCAGATGATGAACGCGAGATACGTGGATGCGGTGTGGGGCATAGGCTTTGAGCTCGAAGGTGAGCTGGAGAGAAACAAAATTGGGGAGGCCATTCTGAAGCTTATGAAGGGGAGCGAAGGGGAGGCGATGAGAAAGAGAGCGGGAGAGCTTAAGAAGAAAGTAGCGTCCTGCTTTGAGAGTGGTGGGTCTTCTCTACTGGCCATCAATGAATTGATTGACCATGTATCATCTTTATAGTTTTTACACGTTTACTTTAATTGTTGCAGCTGAATAAAAACAAAAGTAATTTCATTTCTCATACCTGATTTTCATATTTTCCTACAATGGTATCTTGTGTTCGTGATGTTGGCCCTATGTAATCTCGGTGTAGGTTGGTTCCTGAACCGATGACGTCCTTTTTTTCATCCACTAGTAAGCATGCACGTGCAACGCATGTCTCAAACAGAATAATTTGATATAATATAATATTAAAATATATTTTCAAAAAAGTGACATATTTTGTGATCCAACGCATAAAAACATTTATTATGAATCTATTTTTTATGTTAGTGAGTTTGTATTACCAAGCCAACTGTCTTTATCATGGTGTCTTATGCCAACGATATGAGCGTGCGTGTAACACATAATCCAGAAACATGTCTTCACATAAAATGCACAATGACATAATAATTGTATTATAATTTGTTACAAAAAGATATTTTAGAAACCACAACTATGCATCTCTTGAAGGTCCATCTTTTGAAGCAATGAAGGTCCATCTATTGCTGCGATCTATGATGCTTCGTTCAATTGATGGGATATTGTTTTGAGCTTCATTCTCTTCATACTTTAAAATATGCACCAAAAATTGCTTTCTTAGTTCAAAATCATCCTACATATGCATTATGCAACATTGTTATAACAAAATAATGTGCAATGTGTATACAAATAAGCATGGTGTAAATACTAACCTGGGGTATGGGAAAATATAGTTGTCCATCGCACAATGAGTGCATGAAATTAAACACCAAATAACCCGACAAGGCATTGCATTTATAAAAATATTACATTGACTATTGAATAAATCAATTAATCTTGTAATGCAGTGAAAAGATTCATACCCATGTGAGTTTGTTGGAACAACATGAACTTTGCATTCCCATTTAGAAATGTCGTCTTTGAATGCAGGGTTTGCAACTTGGAGCGCACGGTTTAGGTTGTTGACCACAGTTTTAAGTACAATTTTTCCCAAAATAGGTATTGGTATCAGATCCATAATTGAGACCACTTTTTTATTTTGATCAAAAACAAACAATAGAAATATCCCACAAATATCCCATGGCAATAAAATCTGCAACGATGCATATGTTTAAAAATTTAGAAAACATTAGTTAAGGCATGACAAACCATTGTTATAAATTAAAATTTTAAAACTTACCGTATCACAATGTAAAATATGATACTCATTACTGTCTGGCCAGCTATCAAACATCCATTTCAACATAGCAATGTCCATATTTTCACGATGACGTGAGTCTCGTGCATAGTAGGACATGGActaaaataagaaaaagaaaatattAGTTCCATGAGGCAAAATGTAATACAGGATTATAACGACTTACACAAAAATTTAGATCCATGTAGTGACATGGAATGTCTCTGAAAAGCTAGACTTCGTGGCACGCTAGTATCCGTACAACCATATTGAAGCAATCAACATCCATGCATTCATTGTTATttaatatatttttatttgtctCAAATTCAAACTAATGGGATAAGGATCAGAGCTTTTCACTCATTCGCTTCTGCAAAATTGAAACTCTGTCAATTATAATAAAATCAGAGTAATTTATTAAA contains:
- the LOC125528345 gene encoding UDP-glycosyltransferase 76B1-like — encoded protein: QKAAEELGLPTIALRTGSAACFNCILAYPMLHQNGYLPPEESQLDMPVKELPPLRVRDLFLSSRADHDMLSKFLAKATHAARSYSALVLNTFEALETDELEKIRDEIGIAMVLATGPLHRLSSKTEGTAGRSSNVLPHEDHTCIEWLDTQITGSVLYVSVGSLACMDSGELSEVAWGLANSGQPFLWVVRQDLVPGSDGPCLPKGFDDMVMGRGRVTPWAPQQEVLAHRAVGGFWTHNGWNSTLESVAEGCPMICRPQFADQMMNARYVDAVWGIGFELEGELERNKIGEAILKLMKGSEGEAMRKRAGELKKKVASCFESGGSSLLAINELIDHVSSL